Proteins encoded by one window of Arachis hypogaea cultivar Tifrunner chromosome 1, arahy.Tifrunner.gnm2.J5K5, whole genome shotgun sequence:
- the LOC112705865 gene encoding L-ascorbate oxidase homolog — protein MRPCILLFSSLILLHLSCSVNSEDPYRFFTWKVTYGDIYPLGVKQQGILINGQFPGPHIDAVTNDNLVISVYNYLREPFLISWNGLQHRRNSWQDGVSGTNCPIPPGRNFTYNIQVKDQIGSFFYFPSLGMHKAAGAFGAIRIWSRPKIPVPFPPPAGDFYILAGDWFKLDHHRLRRLLENGHNLPFPDGLLINGRGWNGNTFTVDQGKTYRFRISNVGLTTSINFRIQGHKMKLVEVEGSHTLQNTYSSLDIHLGQSYSVLVTADQPPKDYYIAVSTRFTRRVLTTTSVLHYSNSHTGVSGPVPGGPTTDIVSSVFQARSIRWNLTASGPRPNPQGSYHYGMIIPTRTIMLANSAPYINGKQRFAVNSVSYVQPDTPLKLADYFNIGGVYWVGSMPTNPTGGNGYLQTAVMGANFHEFVEIVFQNWEDTVQSWHIDGYSFFVVGFGSGQWTVNSRGSYNLRDTVARCTTQVYPRSWTAIYMPLDNVGMWNIRSENWARQYLGQQFYLRVYTPSGSWRDEYPVPKNALLCGRATGRRTRPF, from the exons ATGAGGCCAtgcattcttctcttttcttctctcattcttcttcATCTATCCTGTTCTGTAAACTCTGAAGACCCCTACAGGTTCTTCACTTGGAAGGTCACCTATGGTGACATCTACCCCCTTGGTGTTAAACAACAG GGGATCTTGATTAACGGCCAGTTCCCGGGTCCTCATATTGACGCCGTTACTAATGACAACTTGGTTATCAGTGTCTATAACTACCTCAGAGAACCCTTCCTCATTTCATG GAATGGGTTACAACACAGAAGGAATTCATGGCAGGATGGAGTGTCTGGCACAAACTGTCCAATCCCACCTGGCAGGAACTTCACTTACAATATCCAAGTCAAAGATCAGATTGGCAGCTTCTTCTACTTCCCTTCTCTTGGAATGCACAAAGCTGCTGGAGCATTTGGCGCCATCAGAATCTGGAGCCGCCCTAAGATTCCCGTCCCTTTTCCTCCTCCTGCTGGTGACTTTTACATTCTTGCTGGAGACTGGTTCAAGCTAGATCACCAT AGACTGAGACGCCTCCTGGAGAATGGGCATAACCTTCCATTCCCTGATGGGCTTCTCATCAACGGACGCGGTTGGAATGGAAACACATTCACAGTAGATCAAGGTAAGACTTACAGATTCAGAATATCAAACGTGGGGCTCACAACATCCATCAACTTCAGAATCCAAGGCCACAAGATGAAACTTGTGGAGGTCGAAGGATCTCATACTCTCCAGAACACCTACTCCTCCCTTGACATCCATCTTGGACAGTCCTATTCCGTGCTCGTCACTGCCGATCAGCCTCCCAAGGATTACTACATTGCTGTATCTACGCGTTTTACCAGACGGGTCCTCACAACTACGTCTGTTCTTCACTACAGCAATTCTCACACCGGGGTATCGGGTCCTGTTCCTGGAGGCCCCACCACTGATATCGTTTCATCTGTTTTTCAGGCCAGAAGCATCCG GTGGAACCTGACAGCAAGTGGACCAAGACCAAATCCCCAAGGATCTTACCACTATGGAATGATCATACCCACTCGAACCATCATGCTCGCAAACTCTGCTCCCTATATCAATGGCAAGCAGAGGTTTGCTGTAAACAGTGTGTCTTATGTTCAGCCGGATACACCATTGAAACTCGCGGACTACTTCAACATTGGTGGAGTCTACTGGGTGGGAAGCATGCCCACCAACCCCACCGGGGGAAACGGTTATCTCCAAACTGCAGTGATGGGGGCAAACTTCCATGAATTTGTGGAGATTGTGTTCCAAAACTGGGAGGATACTGTGCAGTCATGGCATATTGATGGCTATTCGTTCTTTGTTGTAGG gTTTGGGAGTGGGCAGTGGACGGTTAATAGTAGAGGAAGCTACAATTTGAGAGACACAGTAGCAAGATGCACAACACAGGTATATCCAAGGTCATGGACTGCAATATACATGCCACTGGACAACGTGGGAATGTGGAACATAAGGTCTGAGAACTGGGCAAGGCAATACTTGGGACAACAATTTTATCTCAGAGTATACACACCTTCAGGATCATGGAGGGACGAATATCCGGTGCCAAAGAATGCACTTCTCTGTGGCAGGGCAACTGGTCGTCGCACTAGGCCTTTCTGA
- the LOC112705880 gene encoding uncharacterized protein, which produces MADVVQYRMESMLDELDDLEQRGLFSRLEIAEIVKQRRKFEYRLKRPCPLKQDFLAYVDYETQLDALRGLRKKSVARELKKQGNKNLKKSKSDAAGRRRIVEIYELALKRYKGDIDLWFRYLEFCRQRKNGRMKKALAKVIRFHPKVPGVWIYTAAWEFDNNLNVAAARALMQEGLRVCPTSEDLWVEYLRMELVYLNKLKARKVALGEDEGTLTRDPRTADEKQWRDENKELFMTLDEKDNSDEQNVEGGELRQKQELFEEHGLNIYRTVYEGALEAVPSSLSLRKRFFEILEGTNLAHYEDLRKDILHDMKRDFSTKPEFWNWLARQECDIENMLVDISEEVLDPRVQKAVQVYEEALKSVPSGVMFSMYAEFLMGIVAPKGENRLSSGLSVKYTSHLLEVYERAERMECITEYLACKHVSLYLQLRQLDKARKLARKLSSGKLAESVQLWELRITIEIRCITMNSTLPSDADLQSLFELLRQILTKVSASKSENLWIQGLKFYANQREYFDKLVEISVVILTRDGGSENGFSLSAAIVNFILQKDGIQQARHIYKRYVALPRPGLALYKSCIDLEANYASLGDKDGLVNARKLYESALATYDQNVSLWQNYYRMETKMGTSEKATAIYWRARKILKDAGEFIASTDLS; this is translated from the exons ATGGCGGACGTAGTGCAGTACAGAATGGAAAGCATGCTCGATGAGCTCGACGACCTCGAGCAGCGCGGCCTCTTCAGCCGCCTCGAGATCGCCGAGATCGTGAAACAGCGCCGCAAATTCGAGTACAGGCTGAAGCGTCCGTGTCCTCTCAAGCAGGACTTCCTTGCCTACGTGGACTATGAGACTCAGCTCGACGCCCTCCGCGGCCTCCGCAAGAAGTCGGTGGCTCGCGAGCTCAAGAAGCAGGGTAACAAGAATCTCAAGAAGTCCAAGTCCGATGCCGCTGGTAGGCGCAGAATCGTGGAGATTTATGAGCTAGCTTTGAAGCGTTACAAGGGCGACATTGATCTCTGGTTTCGCTACCTTGAGTTCTGCAGGCAGAGGAAAAACGGTAGAATGAAGAAG GCACTGGCAAAGGTTATTAGGTTTCATCCCAAGGTACCTGGAGTTTGGATTTACACTGCGGCTTGGGAATTTGATAATAACTTGAATGTAGCAGCTGCTCGTGCTTTGATGCAGGAAGGTCTCAGAGTTTGTCCAACATCAGAAGACCTTTGGGTAGAGTACCTTCGGATGGAACTTGTATACCTAAATAAGTTGAAGGCGCGCAAGGTTGCTTTGGGCGAGGATGAGGGGACTCTCACTCGTGATCCTAGAACTGCTGATGAGAAGCAGTGGAGAGATGAGAACAAAGAGTTGTTTATGACCCTTGATGAAAAAGATAATAGTGATGAGCAGAATGTTGAGGGTGGTGAGTTGAGGCAGAaacaagaattatttgaagagcATGGTTTGAACATCTATCGAACTGTCTACGAAGGAGCACTTGAAGCTGTTCCTTCAAGTCTCAGTCTTAGGAAGCGCTTTTTTGAGATATTGGAGGGTACAAATTTAGCGCATTATGAAGATTTAAGAAAGGATATATTGCATGATATGAAGAGGGATTTTTCAACAAAACCAGAATTCTGGAACTGGCTTGCAAGGCAAGAATGTGACATTGAAAATATGCTGGTGGATATTAGCGAAGAAGTCCTAGATCCCCGGGTGCAAAAAGCAGTTCAG GTTTATGAGGAGGCTTTAAAATCTGTTCCTTCAGGTGTCATGTTTAGCATGTATGCAGAATTTCTAATGGGTATTGTAGCTCCTAAAGGAGAAAATAGGTTATCATCTGGTCTTTCAGTAAAATATACATCCCATTTACTTGAAGTGTATGAAAGGGCTGAAAGAATGGAGTGCATTACTGAATATCTTGCTTGCAAACACGTGTCCTTGTATTTGCAGTTGAGACAATTGGATAAGGCAAGGAAACTAGCTAGAAAACTTAGCAGTGGAAAACTTGCTGAATCAGTTCAGTTATGGGAATTAAGGATCACTATAGAAATTAGATGTATCACAATGAATTCGACATTGCCAAGTGATGCTGATCTGCAATCCCTCTTTGAACTCCTTAGGCAAATTCTGACAAAAGTTAGTGCTTCCAAGTCAGAGAATTTGTGGATACAG GGACTTAAATTCTATGCAAATCAAAGAGAGTATTTTGATAAACTAGTGGAGATATCGGTTGTAATTTTGACCAGAGATGGTGGCAGTGAAAATGGGTTTTCCCTTTCAGCTGCCATTGTGAACTTTATACTTCAAAAGGATGGAATTCAGCAGGCCAGACATATATATAAGCG ATATGTAGCATTACCACGTCCCGGGCTTGCTTTATATAAAAGCTGCATTGACTTGGAAGCAAACTATGCATCATTAGGTGATAAAGATGGTCTCGTAAATGCCAGGAAATTATATGAATCTGCACTTGCAACTTATGACCAAAATGTCAGCTTGTGGCAAAATTACTACCGAATGGAGACCAAG ATGGGAACATCAGAAAAGGCTACTGCAATCTATTGGCGCGCAAGGAAAATACTCAAAGATGCTGGTGAATTTATTGCATCCACGGATTTGTCATGA
- the LOC112705887 gene encoding uncharacterized protein, whose amino-acid sequence MLTVNAPRAILKCHSHQDSAPSLHQTYNYYKTNNVNFIINCNSAFPKPPSATPCGNIFHSSSFSGKCDKHHKSLHLWHCGLHDSISSEDEYRSSRNIAISLFRRYRNFIDRGGGDNLKEFITAGVNAYALGCTDEGLRKELTDIKDSGTEIEAMSSYGGSTSLKSKIISEEVDECIFWLSIIFITILCTPQPTIVRWSSTPPVSDEVRLQWKGFCALIANAYYMKGMAWLPVKTLQLEQTAVMGQAEEPSVVASRMRLVFSTLEVVSPQWPKV is encoded by the exons ATGCTAACGGTGAATGCTCCCAGAGCTATTCTAAAGTGCCATTCACATCAAGATTCAGCACCATCACTGCACCAAacttataattattataaaacaaataatgttaattttataataaattgcaATTCTGCTTTTCCTAAACCACCTTCTGCTACTCCCTGTGGCAATATATTTCATAGTTCCTCCTTCTCCGGCAAGTGCGATAAGCACCACAAGAGCCTTCATCTATGGCACTGCGGGTTGCACGATTCCATCTCATCGGAGGATGAATATCGATCCTCGCGCAACATAGCGATCAGCTTGTTTAGGCGTTACCGGAACTTCATTGATCGTGGTGGAGGTGACAATCTAAAA GAGTTCATCACTGCGGGGGTAAATGCGTATGCACTTGGATGCACTGATGAAGGATTGAGGAAAGAGCTTACTGATATAAAGGACTCTGGCACTGAAATTGAAGCAATGTCAAGTTACGGTGGAAGCACCAGCTTGAAATCTAAGATCATCTCAGAGGAG GTTGATGAGTGCATTTTTTGGTTAAGCATTATATTCATCACAATCTTGTGTACACCACAACCAACTATTGTTAGGTGGTCGTCGACGCCTCCAGTGTCAGATGAAGTGAGACTCCAGTGGAAAGGCTTCTGTGCTCTTATAGCGAATGCATATTATATGAAGGGAATGGCTTG GCTTCCGGTAAAGACTCTTCAACTTGAACAAACAGCTGTGATGGGTCAAGCTGAGGAACCATCGGTTGTTGCTAGCCGGATGAGATTAGTCTTTAGCACACTTGAG GTAGTGAGTCCACAGTGGCCAAAAGTATAA
- the LOC112705895 gene encoding probable F-box protein At4g22030, producing the protein MASLQVSSLISSSSSQKQAMLQAKAAIHVPNFPRAPKLPSLPTTNTLFQELNNGFTHSSSILPVLQDNNDSSNNVNCSCSSKSKATMHQLYAILEAVSDRVEMHHNVGEQRNNWNTLLLNSINMITLTATVMCGMAAASGAAAGAPVLALKLSSALLFSAATGMVVIMNKIQPSQLAEEQRNATRLFKQLEAEIETIIALGNPSKEDVKRSMKKVLALDKAYPLPLLGAMLEKFPQKFEPAVWWPSSKRRTIRFNEKKGEINNNGWDKGLEMEMREVVEVMKKKDVEDYERLGNLVLKINKTLAIAGPLLTGIAAVGSCFVRQGSWASVVPLVAGALATAVNAFEHGGQVGMVAEMYRSTAGFFRQTQDWIQETIEEEIEEREDGELFEMKLALKLGRSLSQLRDLAAKSAYSRIEGTPIDEFASKIF; encoded by the coding sequence ATGGCTTCTTTACAGGTTTCGTCTTtgatttcttcatcttcttcacaaAAACAAGCAATGTTACAAGCCAAAGCCGCTATCCATGTCCCTAACTTCCCCAGAGCTCCAAAACTACCATCATTACCAACCACCAATACTCTCTTTCAGGAACTCAACAATGGCTTCACTCACTCATCATCAATTTTACCAGTACTGCAAGATAACAATGATTCAAGCAACAATGTTAACTGCAGTTGTTCATCAAAATCAAAAGCTACCATGCATCAGCTCTATGCGATTCTAGAAGCAGTGTCAGACAGGGTGGAAATGCATCACAACGTGGGGGAGCAGCGTAACAACTGGAACACCCTCCTTCTCAACTCCATAAACATGATCACTCTCACCGCCACCGTCATGTGCGGCATGGCAGCCGCAAGTGGCGCCGCGGCCGGTGCTCCAGTTTTGGCTCTGAAACTATCCTCTGCGCTTCTGTTTTCTGCAGCCACGGGAATGGTGGTCATCATGAACAAGATCCAGCCGTCACAGCTTGCAGAGGAGCAACGCAATGCCACGAGGCTGTTCAAACAGCTTGAGGCCGAAATCGAAACCATAATCGCTCTTGGAAATCCCAGCAAGGAAGACGTGAAGCGTTCAATGAAGAAGGTGTTGGCACTTGACAAAGCTTACCCTCTTCCCTTGCTTGGAGCCATGCTTGAAAAGTTCCCTCAGAAATTCGAACCCGCTGTTTGGTGGCCTTCTTCAAAGAGAAGAACCATCCGATTCAACGAAAAAAAGGGAGAGATAAATAATAATGGATGGGATAAGGGTCTGGAAATGGAAATGAGAGAGGTGGTTGAAGTGATGAAGAAGAAGGACGTGGAGGACTATGAGAGATTAGGgaatttggtgttgaaaatcaACAAGACTCTCGCCATTGCAGGTCCTTTACTCACTGGAATTGCGGCGGTTGGGTCTTGTTTCGTGAGGCAAGGTTCATGGGCAAGCGTTGTTCCTCTCGTGGCGGGGGCATTGGCCACGGCGGTGAATGCATTCGAGCATGGTGGACAGGTTGGGATGGTGGCTGAGATGTATAGGAGCACCGCAGGGTTCTTCAGGCAGACACAAGATTGGATCCAAGAAACCATTGAAGAAGAGATTGAGGAAAGAGAGGATGGGGAGTTGTTTGAGATGAAGCTGGCTTTGAAATTGGGAAGGAGTTTGTCACAGTTGAGAGATCTTGCTGCAAAGTCGGCTTATTCTCGTATAGAGGGAACTCCCATTGATGAATTTGCTAGCAAGATCTTCTAA